The following proteins come from a genomic window of Geomonas sp. RF6:
- a CDS encoding fibronectin type III domain-containing protein, which produces MRKTSLLSLALSLCIAVFVSSCGNITTSTVTASNSAITAPSNLKVVQVTSTSAILSWTPSSGDVFAYKIFRDGVEVGSTSRQGTAPAATVFADTTLTPSTSYEYHVAATSSLGVDTVKSLPVTATTLSLDAGEIPPPTALNVTQTTSSSVTITWTAAAGTAGTSLTYKVYRNNLYVGSVSVPVGSTASFTDTNLAPSTTYAYSVSVDTESVQSTQITATTQSLPSTAQNAVSTVAGTAGGKGSADAVGSLAGFNLSSGVASDGTSLYIADTGNNTIRKISLATREVTTLAGVAGQTGTADGIGSAARFNSPRGIACDGRNLYVADSSNNTIRRVVISTGEVATLAGAPGSRGSADGTGSAARFYTPRGVATDGVNLYVTDTSNNTIRKVVISTGKVTTLAGFAGSRGSSDGFGSAASFYVPYGITVNDGTLYVADTANNMIRRIIISSGEVSTLAGSPVVHGSGDGVGTSASFYYPDGMASDGTYVYVADTNNNTIRRISIATAEVNTIAGFPGSHGSTDGNGTVARFYAPRGLVWIGGALYLADSSNNTIRKISLNLL; this is translated from the coding sequence GTGCGGAAGACTTCTTTGTTGTCGCTGGCCCTTTCCCTGTGCATCGCCGTTTTTGTCAGTAGCTGCGGTAATATCACCACCTCCACAGTAACCGCCTCCAACAGTGCAATCACGGCACCTTCCAACCTGAAGGTCGTGCAGGTCACCTCGACCTCCGCCATCCTCTCCTGGACCCCGTCGTCCGGTGACGTCTTTGCCTACAAGATTTTCCGCGACGGAGTGGAAGTCGGCAGCACCTCGCGACAGGGTACTGCCCCGGCGGCGACCGTCTTTGCCGATACCACCCTCACCCCTTCAACCTCCTACGAGTATCACGTCGCCGCCACCTCCAGCCTCGGCGTGGACACCGTGAAGTCGCTCCCGGTCACGGCGACGACCCTCTCGCTCGACGCGGGGGAGATCCCCCCTCCGACCGCGCTGAACGTGACCCAGACCACGTCGAGCTCCGTCACCATCACCTGGACGGCCGCAGCAGGAACCGCAGGTACCAGCCTGACTTACAAGGTGTACCGCAACAACCTGTACGTCGGGAGCGTTTCCGTGCCGGTCGGCTCGACAGCAAGCTTTACCGACACAAACCTCGCGCCGTCCACCACCTATGCATACAGCGTCTCCGTCGATACGGAGTCGGTGCAGTCCACACAGATAACCGCAACGACCCAAAGCCTTCCGTCGACCGCCCAGAATGCAGTCAGCACCGTGGCGGGAACCGCCGGAGGGAAGGGGTCGGCGGACGCCGTCGGCTCTCTGGCCGGATTCAACCTCTCCAGCGGCGTTGCCAGTGACGGTACCAGCCTGTACATAGCCGACACCGGGAACAACACTATCCGGAAGATCAGCCTTGCCACTAGGGAGGTTACCACCCTCGCAGGCGTCGCCGGGCAGACCGGGACCGCCGACGGGATCGGGAGCGCCGCTCGCTTCAACTCCCCGCGCGGCATCGCCTGCGACGGCAGAAACCTGTACGTCGCCGACAGCTCGAACAACACCATCCGCAGGGTGGTCATCAGCACCGGGGAGGTCGCCACCCTTGCCGGCGCCCCCGGGAGTCGCGGCTCAGCCGACGGCACCGGCTCGGCCGCCCGCTTCTACACCCCCCGGGGTGTCGCCACCGACGGCGTCAACCTCTACGTCACGGACACCAGCAACAACACCATCCGCAAGGTCGTCATCTCCACCGGAAAGGTCACCACCCTCGCCGGGTTCGCCGGGTCGCGGGGCTCCAGCGACGGCTTCGGCTCTGCCGCGAGCTTCTACGTTCCGTACGGCATCACCGTCAACGACGGGACGCTGTATGTGGCCGACACCGCCAACAACATGATCCGCAGGATCATCATCTCCAGCGGGGAAGTTTCGACACTTGCCGGTTCGCCGGTAGTGCACGGCTCGGGGGACGGTGTGGGGACCTCTGCAAGCTTCTACTACCCGGACGGCATGGCCAGCGACGGCACCTATGTCTACGTCGCGGACACCAACAACAACACCATCCGCAGGATCTCCATCGCCACCGCAGAGGTGAACACCATAGCGGGCTTCCCGGGGTCGCACGGCTCCACCGACGGCAACGGCACGGTCGCGCGCTTCTACGCCCCGCGTGGCCTCGTCTGGATCGGGGGCGCCCTCTACCTGGCCGACAGCAGCAACAACACCATCCGCAAGATCTCGCTGAACCTCCTCTAG
- a CDS encoding heavy metal response regulator transcription factor, with protein MHILVIEDEKKTAAFITRGLTEETFTVDSVENGRDGFNLAMNREYDLVILDIMLPGIDGWEVLKRLRDQGNETPILILTALDAVEDRVKGLKMGADDYLTKPFAFSELLARIHTVLRRGPVRTSDVLRVADLEIDFPAHRITRGGKRVDLTPKEFALLSLLARRSGEVLSRTRIAERIWDIDFESDTNVVDVHMRRLRIKVDDPFDKKLIHTVRGVGYVLEER; from the coding sequence ATGCACATACTAGTCATCGAAGACGAGAAAAAGACGGCGGCGTTCATAACCCGCGGTCTCACCGAAGAGACCTTCACCGTCGACTCCGTGGAGAATGGGCGCGACGGGTTCAACCTCGCCATGAACCGCGAGTACGACCTCGTCATTCTCGACATCATGCTCCCGGGGATTGACGGCTGGGAAGTGCTGAAGAGGCTGCGCGACCAAGGTAACGAAACTCCCATTCTCATCCTCACCGCACTGGACGCCGTTGAAGACAGGGTGAAGGGGCTGAAGATGGGGGCGGACGACTACCTCACCAAGCCTTTCGCCTTCTCCGAGCTTCTCGCCAGGATCCACACGGTGCTGCGGCGCGGCCCGGTGCGCACCTCCGACGTGCTGCGGGTGGCCGACCTGGAGATTGATTTTCCCGCCCACCGCATCACGCGAGGGGGGAAGCGCGTCGACCTCACCCCGAAGGAATTTGCTCTCCTCTCTCTCCTCGCGCGGCGCTCCGGCGAGGTCCTTTCCCGCACCCGCATCGCCGAGCGCATCTGGGACATCGACTTCGAAAGCGACACCAACGTGGTGGACGTGCACATGCGCCGGCTGCGCATCAAGGTCGACGACCCGTTCGACAAGAAGCTGATCCACACCGTGCGTGGCGTAGGCTATGTCCTTGAAGAGCGCTGA
- a CDS encoding heavy metal sensor histidine kinase produces MSLKSAEKDQPRPWSLTLWLTLFNTAFSFGILTLISVLLYQGLAFQLRQQNSLYLHDLVDTIRRELVELGSEVPTLKDEVVKEHSGAEYVKHYVRLFDMDGRLLVESPRMEEILPRNLYPLPVRDGRSPDHKHRTRDGRLLVSTMAWMPLGKNVGEQGVLQAALDVSNVEQILVEYRRKIMLALAHGFVLCAGGSLLIARRGTRPIREITTMVRGITVAGLEEHLHGDNWPRELQQLAEALNLMMDRLHDSFTRLYNSATNLTHKMRTPLTILRGEAEVALSRARTVEELQEVIISSLEENARLSRLGDNIFFLANADMRKFSVSRSVVQVREEMEKILDYYSPLAEEKEVSIVCNGDATFMVDPSLLRKAAAAVTSNAVTYNKPGGKVEITIVQREPLGGEISFSDTGCGIALGEMQKIFDRFYRIYGTRHMDPHGTGLGLPIAKAIMDLHDGSISLESGPDLGTTVTLTFPPPPQGAA; encoded by the coding sequence ATGTCCTTGAAGAGCGCTGAAAAGGACCAGCCGCGCCCGTGGTCCCTGACCCTGTGGCTTACGCTGTTCAATACCGCCTTCTCCTTCGGTATACTCACCCTCATTTCGGTCCTTTTGTACCAGGGGCTCGCCTTTCAGCTGCGCCAGCAGAACTCCCTCTATCTTCACGACCTTGTGGACACCATCCGCCGCGAACTCGTGGAACTGGGGAGCGAGGTCCCGACACTTAAGGACGAAGTGGTAAAGGAGCACTCGGGGGCGGAGTACGTGAAGCATTACGTCCGCCTCTTCGACATGGACGGCCGCCTCCTGGTGGAGAGTCCCCGCATGGAGGAGATCCTCCCCCGCAACCTCTACCCCCTCCCGGTCCGGGACGGCAGGAGCCCCGACCACAAGCATCGCACCCGCGACGGCAGGCTCCTGGTCAGCACAATGGCCTGGATGCCGCTCGGCAAGAACGTTGGGGAGCAGGGGGTCCTCCAGGCGGCGCTCGATGTGAGCAACGTGGAGCAGATCCTCGTGGAATACCGCCGCAAGATCATGCTCGCTCTGGCACACGGGTTCGTGCTCTGTGCGGGAGGGAGCCTCCTCATTGCGCGGCGGGGCACCCGGCCTATCCGTGAAATCACCACGATGGTGCGGGGGATTACCGTCGCCGGTCTCGAAGAGCACCTGCACGGCGATAACTGGCCCCGCGAGCTCCAGCAACTCGCCGAGGCGCTGAACCTGATGATGGATCGCCTGCACGATTCCTTCACCCGCCTGTACAACAGCGCCACCAATCTCACCCACAAGATGCGCACCCCCCTTACCATTCTCCGCGGCGAGGCGGAGGTAGCGCTTTCACGTGCCCGCACCGTCGAGGAACTGCAGGAGGTGATCATCTCTTCCCTGGAGGAGAACGCCCGCCTCAGCCGCCTTGGGGACAATATCTTCTTTCTCGCAAATGCCGATATGAGGAAGTTCTCCGTGTCGCGGAGCGTCGTGCAGGTGCGGGAGGAGATGGAGAAGATTCTCGATTACTATTCGCCGCTGGCAGAGGAGAAGGAGGTTTCGATCGTTTGCAACGGGGATGCGACCTTCATGGTCGATCCCTCACTTCTGCGCAAGGCCGCCGCTGCGGTGACATCGAACGCAGTGACGTACAACAAGCCGGGAGGAAAGGTGGAGATCACCATCGTGCAGCGCGAGCCGCTCGGGGGGGAGATTTCCTTCAGCGATACGGGGTGCGGTATCGCCCTCGGCGAAATGCAGAAGATCTTCGACCGCTTCTACCGGATCTACGGGACGCGGCACATGGACCCGCACGGCACCGGCCTGGGGCTTCCGATTGCGAAGGCGATCATGGATCTGCACGACGGGAGTATCTCGCTGGAGAGCGGGCCTGATCTCGGGACGACCGTCACACTCACTTTCCCGCCCCCACCGCAGGGCGCGGCCTAG